Proteins encoded within one genomic window of Oncorhynchus masou masou isolate Uvic2021 chromosome 1, UVic_Omas_1.1, whole genome shotgun sequence:
- the LOC135527434 gene encoding cytosolic carboxypeptidase 1-like isoform X3 has protein sequence MEYRCTERPSRLVEPAEQSTSPEKTRKEIVSKGSSGMEVILATLENTQDLQSILNILYILNELLTVGGGRRIGVFVSKGGTGILLQLVISASKESPPSEEVMLQLHSVLAKVGPKDRKFGVKARLNGALNVTVNLLKQNLQNYKLLLPCLLVLQVYSSNTVNAVSLGKNGVVELMFKIIGPYSKKNNSLLKVSLDTLGALLKSKTNAQRAVVHVPVLLYIYQDWHRNDTRHRHILIRKGILGCLKNITNIKLGRKAFIDADGMRILYNTSTECLPVRTLDPLINTSSLIMRKCFPKNRLPLPTIKSVFHHQLLRVPAEGPVAQLYNQPLGRGPIYQFYTKPPWVDDVVDESDNNEDAEAENDMENEVEEKDHHAGNDDIETDINKLRPKETHSRPFEELKIYERFFMELSEDFQVFNFDNPKKGVTATPAAPKSQRPIIVPTTQALPPKNPTAAPLQGECPHPAPVPALDLDTINITKDQDGCGDHTHSQPHPGAGLEQELVQGLERVALDGAGPQGGGGGVNKHNRQPPILAGGVAARLGGEGEEMLVEDWAEEEESSEEGVLHVPDTALLLPLHDPDLYVEMVKSTSSVPQFSEVAYPDYFGHVAPTSREHILERVYGVQRTKIFQDIERLIHPNDILDKVVYDLDIQSCPVVDGGESLKFNSQFESGNLRKAVQVRKFEYDLVLNSDINSNHYHQWFYFEVSGMRVGASYRFNIINCEKSNSQFNYGMQVLMYSVQEAISGRPRWVRTGTDICYYKNHFSRSSMAAGGQKGKSYYTMTFSMTFNHKDDVCYFAYHYPYTYSTLKMHLQKLEALRTPQTYLREDVLCETLGGNSCPLLTITAMPESTNNDQICQFRNRPLVFLSSRVHPGETNASWVMKGTLEFLMGSSPLAHSLREAYIFKIVPMLNPDGVVNGNHRCSLSGEDLNRQWQNPSPELHPTIYHTKSLLQYLAAIQRAPLVFCDYHGHSRKKNVFMYGCSLKETVWETNISATSCELHEDLGYRTLPKILSQMAPAFSMASCSFVVERSKEATARVVVWREIGVQRSYTMESTLCGCDQGKYKGLQIGTRELEEMGAQFCVALLRLKGLTSPLKLRNHAHLLDVESELMETRCKVSSTPSTYLLEDEEASFMEEVDYSAESGDEPNTADPHDNHLSDPESNNHRDSLT, from the exons ATGGAATATAGATGCACCGAGAGACCTAGCCGCTTGGTGGAGCCCGCAGAGCAATCCACCTCCCCAG AGAAGACACGGAAGGAGATCGTGTCCAAGGGCTCCAGTGGCATGGAGGTTATCCTGGCGACTTTGGAG aacacacaggatctGCAATCTATCCTGAACATTTTGTACATTCTGAATGAGCTGTTAACTGTGG gtgGGGGTCGCAGGattggtgtgtttgtgtccaAGGGTGGCACAGGCATCTTGCTGCAGCTGGTCATCAGTGCCAGTAAAGAGTCTCCCCCGAGTGAGGAGGTCATGCTGCAGCTCCACTCAGTCCTGGCCAAGGTTGGACCaaaag ACAGGAAGTTTGGTGTGAAAGCCCGTCTGAACGGAGCTCTGAACGTCACTGTGAACCTGCTCAAACAAAACCTGCAGAACTACAAGCTGCTGCTGCCCTGTCTGCTGGTTCTACAGGTCTACTCCTCCAACA CTGTGAATGCTGTGTCCCTGGGGAAGAATGGGGTGGTGGAGCTCATGTTCAAAATCATTGGACCCTACAGCAAAAAGAACAACAGTCTGCTGAA AGTATCCCTGGACACACTGGGGGCCTTGCTCAAATCCA AGACGAACGCCCAGCGGGCGGTGGTCCATGTGCCCGTCCTGCTGTACATCTATCAGGATTGGCACCGCAACGACACGCGCCACCGCCACATTCTCATCCGCAAGGGCATCCTAGGCTGCCTGAAGAACATCACCAATATCAAGCTGGGCCGCAAGGCCTTCATCGATGCTGACGGGATGAGGATCCTCTATAACACCTCCACT GAGTGCCTGCCAGTGAGGACTCTGGACCCTCTGATCAACACCTCCAGCCTCATCATGAGGAAGTGCTTCCCCAAGAACCGCCTCCCTCTGCCCACCATCAAGAGTGTCTTCCACCACCAGCTGCTTCGTGTACCCGCAGAAGGGCCAGTCGCTCAGCTCTACAACCAGCCACTGGGGA GAGGACCCATTTACCAGTTCTACACCAAGCCCCCATGGG TGGATGATGTGGTGGACGAGAGCGACAATAATGAGGATGCAGAGGCCGAGAACGACATGGAGAacgaggtggaggagaaggaccACCACGCTGGG AATGATGACATAGAAACGGACATCAATAAACTGAGACCCAAAGAGACCCATAGCAGGCCGTTTGAAGAGCTGAAGATCTATGAGAGATTCTTTATGGAGCTCTCAGAGGATTTCCAG GTGTTTAACTTTGACAACCCAAAGAAAGGTGTGACGGCCACCCCAGCAGCTCCCAAGTCTCAACGCCCAATCATCGTTCCCACCACCCAGGCCCTGCCCCCGAAAAACCCCACTGCTGCCCCCCTTCAGGGGGAGTGCCCCCATCCGGCCCCAGTCCCTGCCCTGGACCTGGACACCATCAACATCACCAAGGACCAAGACGGCTGCGGTGACCACACCCACAGCCAACCCCACCCTGGGGCTGGGCTGGAGCAGGAGCTGGTGCAGGGACTGGAGCGGGTGGCCCTGGATGGGGCCGGACctcagggtggaggaggaggggtcaaCAAGCACAATAGACAGCCCCCAATACTGGCTGGGGGTGTGGCTGCCCGACTGgggggagaaggtgaggagatgTTAGTGGAGGActgggctgaggaggaggagagcagcgaGGAGGGTGTGCTGCATGTGCCAGACACGGCCTTGCTCCTGCCGCTCCACGACCCTGACCTGTACGTGGAGATGGTGAAGAGCACAAGCTCTGTGCCACAGTTTTCTGAGGTGGCCTACCCAGACTACTTTGGCCACGTGGCGCCCACCTCCCGAGAACACATCCTGGAGAGGGTCTACGGCGTGCAGAG GACTAAGATCTTCCAGGACATTGAGAGGCTGATCCACCCCAACGACATCCTGGATAAGGTGGTCTACGACTTGGACATACAGAG TTGTCCAGTGGTTGACGGCGGCGAATCTCTGAAGTTCAACTCTCAGTTTGAGTCTGGCAACCTGAGGAAAGCAGTTCAAGTCAGAAA gtttGAGTACGACCTGGTCCTAAACTCCGACATCAACAGTAACCACTACCACCAGTGGTTCTACTTCGAGGTGAGCGGCATGCGCGTGGGAGCCTCCTATCGCTTCAACATCATCAACTGTGAAAAGTCAAACAGCCAGTTCAACTACG GTATGCAGGTTCTGATGTACTCTGTACAGGAGGCCATTAGCGGCAGGCCCCGTTGGGTTCGCACCGGAACGGACATATGTTACTACAA AAACCACTTCTCTAGGAGCTCGATGGCAGCAGGTGGTCAGAAGGGGAAGTCCTACTACACCATGACCTTCAGCATGACCTTCAACCACAAGGACGATGTCTGCTACTTCGCTTACCACTACCCTTACACCTACTCAACTCTAAAG ATGCACCTGCAGAAGCTGGAGGCGCTGAGGACCCCTCAGACCTACCTGCGCGAAGACGTCCTGTGTGAGACTCTGGGGGGCAATAGCTGCCCCCTCCTCACCATCACCGCCATGCCCGAGTCCACCAACAACGACCAGATCTGCCAGTTCA ggaaCCGTCCGCTGGTGTTCCTGTCATCGCGAGTGCACCCAGGGGAGACCAACGCCAGCTGGGTGATGAAGGGCACCCTGGAGTTCCTGATGGGTAGTAGCCCCCTGGCACACAGTCTCAGGGAGGCCTACATCTTCAAGATAGTCCCCATGCTCAACCCTGACGGAGTGGTCAACGGCAA TCACCGTTGTTCTCTGAGCGGGGAGGATCTGAACCGACAGTGGCAGAACCCCAGTCCTGAGCTGCATCCTACCATCTACCACACTAAGAGCCTGCTGCAGTACCTCGCTGCCATCCAGAGGGCGCCATTG GTGTTCTGTGACTACCACGGTCACTCCCGGAAGAAGAACGTGTTTATGTACGGTTGCAGTTTGAAGGAGACTGTATGGGAGACCAACATCAGCGCTACATCCTGTGAGCTACATGAAGACCTTGGTTATAGG ACTCTGCCTAAGATCCTGTCCCAGATGGCACCGGCCTtcagcatggccagctgtagctTTGTGGTGGAGCGCTCCAAGGAGGCCACAGCCCGCGTGGTGGTGTGGAGGGAGATCGGAGTCCAGCGCAGCTACACCATGGAAAGCACACTCTGCGGCTGTGACCAGGGCAAATACaag